One Magnolia sinica isolate HGM2019 chromosome 2, MsV1, whole genome shotgun sequence genomic window, CATCGTTTCATTGTAgtgaatgagcccaaaattgatgcatatcttaagctcaagtggaccacaccatgggaaacagtggggataatgacgtccactattgaaaacttcctatgccccacagcgatgtttatttgtaatccaacctgttcataagataaaaaaaGATAAACTTATGTAGCcatgaagaagttttcaataataggagttcaattcatactatttcctatggtatggtccatttgagcttttaatatgcttcaatttaggcTCATAACGTAAAATgattggtaaaacagatggacaaagtggataagagaaatacatcacggtaggctccacatagtttactcagcaaTGACTTAGTCCGCACTCAGCTTTTCAACTGGATTTAGTCACTAGATATGGATGGATTTATCAGTCTCCACATGTTTAGACTTTTGCATGCATCAGAGTTACTTTTAATAAAACTCTAATATTTAATGCAGGTTAAGATTTGCTTTTAAATGTTCCTCCTTGCATACATCACTGGCTCCTCTTTTTAAGTTCATCTACACCACATGTGATATAACCGGCATTGTGGCTTCTCTGGCTTCTTCTAGATCATTTGATCTAGCCAGAAACATTTTGGTTGGAAAACTATCGGCTTGTGTCATACTCTGAACAGTATATTGGTTTCATCAGTGACAGATATGATACACGCCTAAACTGATTCTCAAGCCTAGTGACAACCGTTGATTAACGTAGTAATTTCCTGTTACATGTGAAGCTAGAAAAGATTGGTATACAGCCACACCACCACTTCAATTGGTGGCTCACACCAATCTGCATcgactatatagctggtgtgctgTTACTGGAACCAATAATCAGATCGATTTCACCAGAGATGGACCCCAGTCTAGAAATTGCATCGACTGGGAGATTGGAACCATTTGATCGGTCATACTCTTGCCTATTTAATGTAGATggtttgatatttatgtttctacTTTTAGACCATCAtacaatggctaggattgtccaacAGGTGCAATTTCGGGCCTCTGCCCAATGTTGAATGATAGATACATAGTTTTAGAAGAAATATACTGATAATAATATGCAATTCTACTTCTTACAGAGGCTCTATGAGACATTGAAACGATCCTGGATATGGCAGTTCCAAAGATGAATAGAGCTAGATTCCATATTGTGGCTTGCCTAACTCTGATCCAGATAGTCCTAATCACAGGCCCTGCTGTGGATGAAGCACAGACCAAAAATCCACTGATTGGACAATCCTGACCACAAGATTGGTGgccaatagatggatggataCCAAAAGGAAATGCCTAGTGGTCCAACTTCAAAAGACAGAATTGGATCCATCTGCGTTATCTTCGGCAGTGGCCGGACAATGAGCCTCGTACCACCACCACTGTGGATGAGTAGCTGCAATTTAGTaggctgccaaaaaaaaaaaaaaaaacacgaaatGGCAAACTACATATTATGGTCAACTCAGGAAGTGAAAGGGTGCAACCAGGTGTGCTTTTGGATCTGTCCATGAGCCTTCTAGATGGCTCGGGTTTCGGGGAACGACTATGTGAAATCCCCTTTTTCTGCTGTTTGCTCCCCACATACAAAAACAGTTACGATTTCAGGACAGATTGGAGGCACCCAAACACAGCAAAAATCATTTCTATTTTCTGCGTCCAAGGAATTCACTGAGGTATGAAATCTAGAGCGATACAGAAGTTGCAACATCACAGTGGGGATGCGGTTGGTTTGTTATGGAATACCCACATCAATGCAAGAAAAAGAGGTTGGAGTTTGAAAGGTCCGGATTTGGAGACTCCACTTACAATCAATGCTCTCTTAAGATGGGAAATCATTGCTACTACCACTCATCACCCAATCCTCTTAAAGACCATTGGGTCCCACTTACTCCTCCACATAATTTCAAATAGAGTGGTGGGCCTCTATACTTAATGATGGGAGATTCTTGCCAATGAGACTCATTGCGTACAAAATATTACCTTGGAGCATGTTTCAAGCAATGGTTAGAAGTTCTTTTTTAACTCGTAACCACCTTGTTCCAACACCCTCGGGTTGTTAACCCATCACTGGAATCTCGACATGGACGTGGCTCGCATCTCAGATGACCAGAACCACTGATCTGGTGGACCAACATCGCACAGGACATGGCCTGAAATGCAATGAGTGGGCAATCCTATCTAttcaatcatcatcattcatTCCGTTGAATACAGACCATTCCTCATTCTGAGCTCACCTCTTTTAAACCATCCCAGCCAGCCAAGTGCAATTTTCGCCTATCGCCTGTGCAAGTTGTGGCACAGCAAATCAATGGTTCCAATCCTCTTGGATGATTACCACAAGTACATGGGGGATGCTGACGATGGGTGAGCATCCATCTCTGGTATTGCAAGCAAACTCGACATTAGATAGCTTTACCacccaacaaaaaaataaaaataaaaaatctgcacTTCACACGTTATATACTTTGGACTGTCAATCTATCAGTTGGCCTAGGCAGGATGGCTTTGCTTGCTTGGGCTATGGTCCCAGACCGCACCATCCAGAACACCTGATCCATGGCCCctaggatggttaggattatctgatTAATGAGATTTTCTTGGATATGACATCCGCAATAAGGCCCATCAGGTGTACAATCTAGATGTAACAAAAGACATGTACAATAGTGACGGGCAACTAACCTGGTTGCATCAATGCCAATTGGCAAATGGCGTCTCATAAAGTAAGATACAGTGCCATCCGATAGTCATGGTGTCCTCATAAAGTAGGATACTGTGCCATTCGATATTCACTGCCATGCTCGCAGTGTGACCAGACAAGTCATTGGAGTAAATTCCAACGCCAATGGACCCCAGCCCAAAATACTCCAATAGTAGGACCCAGCACCAGCATCAAAATTGCTCTATTGGAATCTTCATCCACGGGCCTGTGCACAAACGGCTAAACGTAACTGGGGAATGCAGCTGGCCCAAATCTTTCAATTCAGGGATCAAGAAAATAGGTATGATTTTTTTCGGCCATGGCCCACCCCTCCTCCATGAGTAGATAGGACTATATTAATGTGATAGTGAATAATTGCAAAAGGTCTTTAGAATACTACCCTTAAACCAATACCCATAAAGCCACTTTCGATCTCATCTTTCAACCCTACAGtacatttttttcattctttttttccgTTACCAGGCGTTGGCGAAATGGGGCCCCTCCAACTATGAAAAGCAGTCCACACCACCAGGAACTGCATCACCATACATTAAATCATATTAATGAGGAGACTTCCCTTGAGATCACCAGCTGGACCTGAGAGGACCCCAGCAGTGAGTTAGCTGAGTTCCTTCATCTTTCCCTTTGGAAAGTTCCCACCTTGGGTCACTTTCATTTCTTTTGGGGTACtacaagagaaggaaaaaaaaaaagggtatcaAGAAGCAGATAAAAAAGCAGCGGTTCCCTTCTCCTTGCAGTCGTCAATTCACTGTTCAGCTGTAAGCACCGTTAGACAATGACTGGGGACTGAATCCGACATTTTATCGTTCATATCAAACCAGCGCGTTAATATCCATCCTCTCAAATTGACCTCTCCAAAAAATTGAAGACTGCTTTAATGTGAAGCAAAACCCAACGAAAGAGACACTGATCGCTGTTCCAATACAACTATGTGGTCATCCCACAACTGAACTTATTGGCCTAAAAGAAACTTCACTGGGAGCAGAGTCAGGAAAATAGAGTAGAAATGAGAAATCATGGGCATGTCTCAAATCATTAGTAGGACTAAATTGAGATTGATCAATCAAAACAAAAGGAGAAAGTAAATCAATCTCGGTTCCATGCATTAATAACCATTCTCGCTTTACTACTTAAAAAAGATAGTCATGCAAGAACCAAGGAGGGGGAAAAAATCTCTAAAGCAAACAGGAGAAGAACAAGCTAGTCTCAATTCCTAAAAACTTTTAGGCATTTGCTTGCTCTGCTGTCCAAACAATCACAGcaccaaataaaataaactaaagttCGAAGAAGGaacgaaagagaagaaaagaagcttACTCTTTCGTGATGAGATTTCACTTACGCCCTACATATGCCAAGAAAGTTCCAGTTTTTACCTCATGAATCTTGCTTGATACCTGCCACCAGTGCCGTCGAATGTAATGCAATCTAAAGAAAGCTCAAAAGATGAAGCTTTCCTCTTTCCAACACCACGATGGAAGTACCAGTTGCAGAAGATGAGGTCTTCAATTCTTCGCTTGAGATTTAGCAGCAGCTACCTACTTAAAAGCCTCCAAGAGGCCCGCCCCTTGACGCCTTGCTTTTATGACAACAGCATAACGCAGGAAGAAATATACGGATAAATGGCCTACCAATACAACAACATCAAATGATCTGCCCGTCATATTTGGAAAATAGCTGTCAGCTGCATCCACCTCCCCATTTCCATCAACCTCTCACAATCACAGAAACAAAGAAGAGATGCATCCAACAAAGATATGCTCGTTTTAGTCTTCTACAGCAAATGCCATTCCAACAGCCCAAGCTGAGAAAGAATAAGGCATGGTCGCTCCTTCGGCAATGAGGAGCATGGGAAACGTAATACAAGTTAGGAGCCCTACTCACCATATTCATCTTCTTTGCGTAATCAGAAAGATCATCACTAACTTGCTCATTGGGCCACCACGCGAATGGCAAACCTGTCCTCCCTAGACTAGAAAAAAGAAGTCTACAAGATCGTCACGAAACGTGGTATGTCCTGCCTTGGCCCCGCAAGAGATCGATACATGTATAACTTCTCAACAGAATTGTCATTGTCCTCTTCCTCTCTATCCCTGATAACTTCAACCACCAGTTGAGGCATTCTCCGAGCCAGATCCTTGCAACCTCTCAGAGATAGCTTACAAGAGGACATCCACAGGAACCTCATGTTGTAATAGTGGTGCAAACCAGAGAGCAAAGCTTCATCGCCAAAAGGGCTGTCCCTGATCTCAAGTTTTTGCAATTTGGAGCAACCCTCAAGCACATACCTCAGAGCCATGTCACTGTTCCCTGCAAAAGCAACCGAAAGGGTTCGCACCAACTTGCCATATCTCCCCATGTACGCAAAGACCTTATCAGTGAGCAAACCAGAAACAGCGAGCCTAGTAAGTTTCTTGCAATTCATGACTATAGCTCCGAATCCTTCATCCATGGGTTCCCCAGTCAAATGGTCGGGAAGGTGGCGGCCCATTATACAGAGACGGAACACCACAAGCTCTGGACAGTTTTTTGACATAGTCACAACAGCAGCATTGGTCATGTGCTGACAGAAATAGAGAATTGATCGGAGCTTCCTACAGCCCTCCGAGATTGCAATCAGACCCACTTCTGAGACCTGAGCCTCACTATCCTCCCGAGCATCCAGGGGAAATACCCGAAGCTCTCGGAGGTCCTTGCATGTTGCAGCCACAGCCTGAAGCCCTTCGTCACGTACCGTGTCAAGAACCTGAAATGACCCAATAAATGCAACTCAAATCGGGAAGAACAATGCAAACCTAAACAAAGCAGGTGAAGGAAGAATGTATACCCAGAAAGTCTGCAGCTTATGACAGTAAAGGATCACAGATCTCAGCTGCTCACTACTGATGTTTGCATAGCTTAAATTGAGTGCCGTGAGGTTACCACAGACCGGAGTTATCGTGGGCAAATAATCAGGCACGATATCCCTGAATCCCGATAGACAGATGAGGGATTTGCACGCAGCAAAAGCCGAATAAAGATCTACCTCTTGATCTCCTTGCGTCATCTCGGCTGAGCTAAATGACCCAGTCCCAAGATGCGTCAGCTGCGGAGCCCGGAACATCAAGCGCTGGAGCTGCTCGACAGAGACATGCCGATTCAATTTCAGCTTCTTCAGCAACGGTGACCGAGCCACCAGCCCCTCCAGTGCGAGGAAATTCACAGGGCATTCTATGCAGTCAAAGATGAGAGATTCAAGGCAGGTGTGAGTATCTGGAAAAGCAGCTAACCAGTCCACTTCATCGTCCATAACATCATCATCGATCAGATCAAGCGCTCGGAGCTGTCTGAGAAATATCACAAACAAAAATAAATACTACAGCAACCTATCAGAACTCTTTCCTCACGTAAGGGCACATTTAGATTTCAACCGAATCCCGATTTGGGCCGATCTGCTGCTTTCTCAACTTAACAGTTTGAAAATCGGCTGTTTGGCCCATACCCATTTTCCAGATATGAAACAATGAAAACAAAAAGGTGCATTTCTGCCCCAATTCAACAGATGTACTGTTACCATCCTTTGGGCAGAAAGACTACCTTCCACATGTTGTTTCGAATCCGCACCTAAGCCTACCCTAAATCTATAATCATATATAAAATGCGGAAATGaaagttagggttagggtttcaaaCATGTTCAGCCTTCACCAACAGAGTGAACatttcaaatacatcaaagtcCATGCTTTTATTACAGTGGATCTAATCAGCTGATTTTCAGAATAAATTTTCAGATTTCAACGGCTGAAGGCACAAACGTGAAAATCCGTTGAAATCTAAGaatcagaagaagaagaaaaaaatcagagCAAAATACCTGCATTTGTTGGCGATGACAGCAAGACCGCTGGTACCGAACCCTTCGCAGCACACCAGCACCAGCTCCTTGAACCCCGGGAACGAATGGGCCAGCGTGGAGAGATCGTCATACGTTACCGACATCCGCTTCAGGAAAAGCTTCTCCAGCCCAGGGCACCCGTTAGCCAGCGCTGAGACCCACGTAGCGAAGTGGGCCCCCCAGTTGGGAGGCACGAGGTTGAAGTCGGCGAACCGGGGCTTGCCCTTGAGGACGACGGCCCGGATGCGCCTGAACCGGTCGACGGCCCGCCGCGGGGAGATGGCATAGCAGTTGCCGATGAAGAGTTCGGAGCGGGTGAGAGCCTCGACACGGTACCACGACTTGCAGACGAGGGAGGCAGCGTTCCGGTCGCGGCGGGAGGTGAGGAAGTGGAGGACGTTCTCGAGGACGTTCTCAAGGACCTGATCTGGGGAGGCCGAGGACGACGACGAGGAGGGATCTCCGCCGTCGATGGTGCGTGCCTTGTTAGATCCGGCGGTGCCGCAGCAGCAGCCGCCGCTGCCGCTTCCGCCTGGATCTGGTGCTTTATCGGCGTCGTCTTCGGACATATCGGACCGTTCGTCTCTCATTCTAGGGCTGAGATGGATCCCATCAGGGGAAAGGGTCGGAGATAGGGGAGATTGGGAGATTTTGGGGGAAGAGTGAGAGAAGGGTGGGGTGTGGACTatggaaagagagaaatgagggagTATTTATTTATTGGGTGACGCTTAATCTCCACTGCTATCTCGCTCTGTGCATTGGGATTCTCTCTCTACTGTTGTCCCGAGGACCCCCCACAACACAACCCACACCTCTGCTCTATTATTTGGGGGTTTTCTTCGGGGAAGAATCGTATGGTAGTTCGTATTACTACGGCCTCTCTTATTCATGCACTCGTCAATATTACACGTGGACAGACATTTGCTTCATCTGAAGCATTGAAATTTCGGTAATCATGTTGGATGGATTTCATTACAACAAGTAAGGCTGATCTAACTAATGTCTAGGTATGCTCATCTTGAATTTGGATCCTAAATCTTTTTCTGGTTCTAACAGTTCTTGATGCCGCGTTTTGATCACTTGATGAGTTTGAACTTCTGCGTATGCCCAACCAAAAATTTTACTGGGAAATTGGACGGACAGGATTCTAAAATATGTTTGCGTATGTATGTGGGATGCATCAACGGAACCCAGCTGGTGCTATTCATGCCTGTGTGGCACATCCGTGTAAGATCCAGACCAATCATCACGTGGGGCCAAAATTCGTATTTCAATGTCAGAATACAACGAGGTAAACTAGTGATAGAATGGTCGGCGTGTGTACATTAAATGTggaccactggttgatttttggaaaaaaaaaaaagtccatttTTATCATGgatgatgggcccacctgatgattgggcTACAGTAAACAAGGTGGGGACCACCTGAGGTATCGCTGGGATCCTTGATACAAGCCCGAGATGGCACTCATAGGAAGATAGGGCCTGAGATCGTACTCTCCCTGGGGGCCATCACATCTCTCGAGTGCAAGAGTGTGGATCCACCGTACCCTACTGGAGTATGATACAACTCATCACCCTTTAaaaagggtttttattttttaatttatctctcctttttttaattttttgatgatGATTTTTATCTATCACTCTATCTATATCTCTTTTTCCTTTGTCGTCTAGTAGCagaggaggaagaaaagaagagaggaagagccTCAAATGTCACCACCATTGTACCatgcacacgcacgcacacaaagCTAATCTTGTGACTTGTGAGCTAAagtggttgtttttctttcttttctgcgCTGGTCTTTCTTTCTTGATCTTTCGTGACCCCAAAGGTGCTGCAACTtggctgtccatcatgtgggtcccgttttcattaaaaaaaaaaaatgaggctgttTTGCTTAACAGGTGTAAGTCCATTTACAAAATGGTTAAGAGATAACTCATCTCTCATATGAAATTTATATTGGATAATTGTGGAAGTAAACTTAAATCAAGTCAAATAAAACAATTGAGAAATACACGCAAACAAAGCATGCACAATAATATATAATTTTACAAggaaaaaattttaagaaaaaaatttacgAGAAAGCAACGAGTACTCCATTATAAAAATgaattataagagattaaatgaattTATATATATGTGAAAATTTATGTTTTCTCCTTTCAAAATTCTAGAATTGATTTAGCCCTCATTATTCTACCATAATCTCTCAATTATACTAATATATATAGTGTTATACTTGGAATAAGAAATAAATCGGGCAATTATATAAAATTGCAAACACCATCAATTTAAGCATCAATCAATCGACATTGATTGAGCaaccctcgatcgatcgagcccccaaatgtttgatcaattgaacatGTTCGAAAGTATCCACTAAGTAAACTAcataaattggaaattttttattaattaaccaTGGAGGCTCAATTGATCGATGACCCATGTTTTAACATAAATTGAAGGCACCTGATTGTAACAATCTTCACTGTAGCTTTAATTTTCATGTTCCAAGATTCATCCTCCTTATTTAATTGTCTCCATCATAACTTAATCATCGTCGATTTTCATGCATACTCCACCTTTATTAAACATTTGTCAGAACTTGAGAAGTGAAATAGAATTAAATTTCTCTGTATGAATAACCTTTGTAAGGATATCTGTCGGATTCACGCTTATATGCATCTTCTCAAGAGTTACACTACCTTCTTTGAGCACATATTGGATAAAAtaatgtttcaacactgaggtcttggtatcaattccctagtgggggtggctaacagtgaagtgtgaactgacgatgggtgtactaataagctaatcgaatatatatatatatatatatatatatatatatatatatatatatatatgagagagagagatagagagaga contains:
- the LOC131234915 gene encoding transport inhibitor response 1-like protein — translated: MRDERSDMSEDDADKAPDPGGSGSGGCCCGTAGSNKARTIDGGDPSSSSSSASPDQVLENVLENVLHFLTSRRDRNAASLVCKSWYRVEALTRSELFIGNCYAISPRRAVDRFRRIRAVVLKGKPRFADFNLVPPNWGAHFATWVSALANGCPGLEKLFLKRMSVTYDDLSTLAHSFPGFKELVLVCCEGFGTSGLAVIANKCRQLRALDLIDDDVMDDEVDWLAAFPDTHTCLESLIFDCIECPVNFLALEGLVARSPLLKKLKLNRHVSVEQLQRLMFRAPQLTHLGTGSFSSAEMTQGDQEVDLYSAFAACKSLICLSGFRDIVPDYLPTITPVCGNLTALNLSYANISSEQLRSVILYCHKLQTFWVLDTVRDEGLQAVAATCKDLRELRVFPLDAREDSEAQVSEVGLIAISEGCRKLRSILYFCQHMTNAAVVTMSKNCPELVVFRLCIMGRHLPDHLTGEPMDEGFGAIVMNCKKLTRLAVSGLLTDKVFAYMGRYGKLVRTLSVAFAGNSDMALRYVLEGCSKLQKLEIRDSPFGDEALLSGLHHYYNMRFLWMSSCKLSLRGCKDLARRMPQLVVEVIRDREEEDNDNSVEKLYMYRSLAGPRQDIPRFVTIL